In one window of Candidatus Methylarchaceae archaeon HK02M2 DNA:
- a CDS encoding tetrahydromethanopterin S-methyltransferase subunit H translates to MLFFKSPQKIFKIGNVTIGGQPGENPKVLVGTIFYEKHKIVRDEETGDFDKKAAEALINKQDTLCDETGLQSMLDVVCTSVEQIPKYLDFVASVTDVPMLFDAWKLNIKLEGLKYISEAGLSNRIVYNSIMPLPPPKKEEMDAIKAAKIDSSIILAYNVKNRSANGVISILKGDSEQKGLLKVAEEDAGVTMPIIDVTLFTYIPSMGVGCKAVSLVKDELGLPAGGAPGNATTTWKMPKEKWGLDVFKACEASVQVVPLAFGADFLLYGIIESAPWVIPACAAIDAMAATVSNFEYKMPLNKDHPLSKMFPDFVEKLEKATL, encoded by the coding sequence ATGCTCTTTTTTAAATCTCCACAAAAAATCTTCAAGATAGGGAATGTGACGATTGGTGGACAACCAGGAGAGAATCCAAAGGTACTTGTTGGGACCATCTTCTATGAGAAGCATAAAATCGTAAGGGATGAAGAGACGGGCGATTTCGATAAAAAGGCAGCAGAGGCCCTCATAAATAAGCAAGATACCCTCTGTGACGAAACAGGTCTACAATCTATGTTAGATGTAGTATGTACTTCTGTTGAACAAATTCCAAAGTATCTGGATTTCGTTGCAAGTGTTACGGATGTACCCATGCTATTCGATGCTTGGAAACTCAACATCAAACTTGAAGGACTCAAATACATTTCTGAAGCTGGGTTATCTAATAGGATTGTATATAATAGTATAATGCCCTTACCCCCCCCAAAGAAAGAAGAAATGGATGCAATAAAAGCAGCAAAGATTGACTCCTCAATAATATTGGCATATAATGTTAAGAATCGAAGCGCTAATGGTGTTATCTCTATTCTAAAAGGTGATTCAGAACAAAAGGGTCTATTGAAGGTTGCAGAAGAAGATGCCGGAGTTACGATGCCAATAATTGACGTAACCCTATTTACTTACATTCCTAGCATGGGAGTAGGTTGCAAGGCGGTTAGTTTAGTAAAGGATGAATTAGGATTACCAGCAGGCGGAGCCCCAGGGAACGCCACTACGACTTGGAAGATGCCAAAAGAGAAGTGGGGTCTAGATGTATTCAAAGCTTGTGAGGCAAGCGTTCAAGTAGTGCCTCTTGCTTTTGGAGCAGATTTTCTGCTATATGGGATAATAGAATCTGCCCCTTGGGTAATCCCTGCATGTGCAGCAATAGACGCAATGGCTGCTACTGTGTCTAACTTTGAATACAAAATGCCGTTGAATAAAGATCATCCATTAAGCAAGATGTTCCCTGATTTCGTCGAGAAGCTAGAGAAAGCTACATTATAA
- a CDS encoding archease: MSIKKRYTFLEHMGDEFIEAYGTSLEEAFESAGMALIDTMIDINEVDDKIEEFIKTHGLDLENLLYNWLEELLIKVTSENKVYSSFTVKIYQKEGSYELEGIVKGEELNISKHKPKTEVKAVTYHMMDIKQDSEGVVLRFLLDL, encoded by the coding sequence TTGTCAATTAAAAAAAGGTACACCTTCCTAGAACATATGGGAGATGAATTTATTGAGGCTTATGGAACTTCTTTAGAGGAAGCCTTCGAGAGCGCTGGCATGGCTTTGATCGATACAATGATCGATATCAATGAAGTCGATGATAAGATCGAAGAGTTCATTAAAACTCATGGTTTAGATTTGGAGAACCTTCTTTATAACTGGTTGGAGGAGTTGCTTATTAAAGTTACATCTGAGAACAAGGTCTACTCATCCTTTACTGTAAAGATATATCAAAAAGAAGGGAGCTATGAGTTAGAAGGGATTGTAAAGGGCGAGGAACTTAATATCAGCAAGCATAAGCCCAAAACTGAAGTCAAAGCTGTAACTTATCATATGATGGATATAAAGCAAGATTCGGAAGGGGTTGTCCTCCGATTCTTATTAGATTTATAA
- a CDS encoding 2-dehydropantoate 2-reductase — protein sequence MKILVMGAGAIGSTFGGFLSKSQDVALIGRKPHISKINKEGLKISGIWGEHIFKNLHAFTSVVECTELAPYDLVLITTKSYDTEDVVIKVLPLISKDSLVASVQNGIGNEEIIAKIVGKNRTMGGMAIFGAVLVEPAHVQVTVYASECLFGTLSRNMKRSKAVAEMVSKSGIPASPTDDIIREKWMKVFYNIALNPLSAILKIRYGKLGEYKETKEIIKRMLKEAFNVAEAEEIRLKFTWEKYFHYLIKNQLPPTSEHKSSMLQDIEKHKRTEVEYMNGAIVRLGKVHRIKTPVNETIYNIIKTLERMNEMPIFE from the coding sequence ATGAAGATACTTGTAATGGGAGCAGGAGCGATAGGCTCTACATTCGGAGGTTTTCTATCAAAATCACAAGATGTGGCCTTGATAGGTAGGAAACCGCACATATCCAAGATCAATAAGGAGGGTCTTAAAATATCGGGGATTTGGGGTGAGCATATATTCAAGAATCTCCATGCTTTTACATCTGTTGTAGAATGTACTGAGCTTGCCCCTTACGATCTCGTTTTGATTACAACAAAGTCTTACGATACCGAGGATGTTGTGATAAAAGTATTACCATTGATAAGTAAAGACAGCCTCGTTGCATCAGTACAGAATGGCATAGGCAATGAGGAAATAATTGCCAAGATTGTCGGAAAAAATAGAACAATGGGAGGTATGGCGATCTTCGGTGCTGTTCTAGTTGAGCCTGCGCACGTTCAAGTTACAGTATATGCGAGTGAATGCCTCTTTGGAACTCTTTCGAGGAATATGAAAAGATCAAAAGCGGTTGCAGAGATGGTTTCCAAGTCTGGCATTCCTGCTTCCCCAACAGATGATATAATCCGAGAAAAGTGGATGAAGGTTTTCTATAACATTGCCTTGAACCCCTTATCAGCTATCTTAAAGATTCGATATGGTAAATTGGGGGAATATAAGGAGACGAAAGAGATAATCAAGAGAATGCTCAAAGAGGCTTTTAACGTTGCAGAAGCTGAAGAAATAAGACTAAAATTTACTTGGGAAAAATACTTTCATTATCTCATCAAGAATCAATTGCCGCCAACATCTGAGCATAAAAGTTCTATGCTCCAAGATATTGAAAAGCACAAGAGAACGGAGGTGGAATACATGAATGGAGCAATTGTCAGATTAGGAAAAGTTCATAGAATTAAGACACCTGTAAACGAGACGATCTACAATATAATCAAGACTTTGGAAAGAATGAATGAAATGCCGATTTTCGAATAA
- a CDS encoding translation initiation factor IF-2, with the protein MSLSYRDLLTRLKNNQTVTPKAKVAKLELPKPDIIWVGRKTIFRNFMDFSRIMIRDPDHLLMFLAKELATAASLDGERAIFIGRKQRQSFTVLIDRYMRYFITCSICGSLDTHLEKSRRLRFLVCEVCGARSSVRSK; encoded by the coding sequence TTGAGTCTTTCATATAGGGATCTATTAACAAGATTGAAGAACAATCAAACAGTAACGCCTAAGGCTAAAGTGGCAAAGCTTGAACTTCCCAAGCCAGATATTATCTGGGTCGGTCGTAAGACAATCTTCAGGAACTTCATGGATTTTTCTAGAATCATGATACGGGATCCCGATCATCTTTTGATGTTCTTAGCAAAAGAATTGGCCACAGCTGCTTCCTTGGATGGGGAAAGAGCTATCTTTATTGGAAGGAAGCAAAGACAGTCCTTCACCGTCTTGATCGATCGCTATATGAGATATTTTATAACTTGCTCTATATGTGGTAGTTTAGATACACATCTTGAGAAATCTAGAAGGCTACGGTTTTTAGTCTGTGAAGTATGTGGTGCTAGATCTTCAGTCAGATCTAAGTGA
- a CDS encoding MFS transporter yields MDNATNKRSALLVATLASFLTPFMGSSVNIALPSIGKEFAMDAVLLSWVATSYLLAAATFLVPFGRISDIYGRKKIFTYGILIYTISSLFSAISTSGILLISFRVLEGIGSALIFGTGVAILTSVFPVGERGKALGINVAAVYLGLSLGPFLGGLLTQHLSWRSIFLVNVPLGFIIISLLFWKLKGEWAEAKGEKFDFIGSIFYGLTLIAIMYGFSLLPTISGVWLILIGAAGILAFVKWEMKVESPVLDMNLFKNNTVFTFSNLAALINYSATFAVTFLLSLYLQYLKGFDPQTAGLILIAQPVVMTIFSPIAGRLSDRIEPRIVASMGMALTTMGLFLFTFLSEITTLDFIVTSLILLGFGFALFSSPNTNAVMSSVEKRFYGVASGTVGTMRLIGQVLSLGIVMVIFAIYIGRVQITPEYYLLFLESVKIAFIIFTCLCFGGIFASLARGRLRGRHLNI; encoded by the coding sequence ATGGATAATGCTACAAATAAAAGATCAGCTTTACTTGTTGCTACATTAGCCTCTTTCCTTACACCCTTCATGGGATCTTCGGTTAACATCGCACTTCCCTCGATTGGGAAAGAATTTGCAATGGATGCTGTCTTGTTAAGTTGGGTAGCTACTTCATATCTTTTAGCCGCAGCGACGTTTCTTGTCCCTTTCGGAAGAATTTCAGACATATACGGGAGGAAAAAAATTTTTACATATGGAATATTGATTTATACCATCTCATCTCTATTTTCTGCAATTTCAACTTCAGGTATTTTACTTATCTCTTTCCGGGTTCTAGAGGGAATTGGAAGTGCATTGATATTTGGAACAGGTGTAGCGATTTTAACTTCAGTATTTCCTGTCGGAGAGAGAGGTAAAGCTCTGGGAATTAATGTTGCTGCAGTTTATTTAGGGCTTTCTTTAGGGCCTTTTTTAGGTGGATTATTAACACAGCATTTGAGCTGGAGAAGCATTTTTCTAGTGAATGTACCCCTAGGATTCATTATCATTTCCTTACTTTTCTGGAAATTAAAGGGAGAGTGGGCTGAGGCAAAGGGAGAGAAGTTCGATTTTATTGGCTCAATATTCTACGGCCTCACGCTTATAGCGATAATGTATGGTTTTTCCCTGTTGCCGACGATTTCTGGTGTATGGCTAATACTAATAGGCGCCGCAGGGATTTTAGCATTCGTCAAATGGGAAATGAAGGTGGAGAGTCCTGTTTTGGATATGAACCTCTTCAAAAATAACACAGTTTTCACTTTCTCTAACTTGGCGGCTTTGATCAATTATAGTGCAACGTTTGCCGTTACTTTCCTTTTAAGCCTTTATTTGCAGTATTTAAAAGGTTTTGACCCTCAAACTGCAGGCTTAATTTTAATAGCCCAACCCGTTGTGATGACTATTTTTTCCCCAATTGCAGGGAGGCTTTCAGACAGAATTGAACCAAGAATAGTTGCTTCAATGGGGATGGCCTTAACAACTATGGGGCTTTTCCTATTCACTTTTCTAAGCGAAATAACTACTTTAGACTTCATCGTAACTAGTTTAATTCTTCTTGGTTTTGGCTTTGCTCTTTTCTCATCTCCCAATACAAACGCAGTTATGAGTTCTGTTGAAAAGAGATTTTATGGAGTAGCCTCAGGAACAGTTGGAACGATGCGACTGATTGGACAGGTGCTAAGCTTGGGCATTGTTATGGTAATATTTGCTATATATATCGGAAGGGTTCAAATTACACCTGAATACTATCTGCTCTTTTTAGAAAGTGTGAAAATTGCTTTCATAATTTTTACTTGCCTTTGTTTCGGAGGCATATTTGCTTCTCTCGCAAGAGGTAGGTTGCGAGGAAGGCATCTAAATATATGA
- a CDS encoding DUF424 family protein, with protein MGRSEKCYLARIINWQGINLVNVCDKELIGKTFKDEKIEICISPDYFKGELVSIEEALVLIKSSSVANLAGEKIIIEVIKAKLASKQAVKKIGTTSFLMIFKFS; from the coding sequence TTGGGGAGAAGCGAAAAGTGCTACTTGGCAAGAATTATTAATTGGCAAGGAATAAACTTAGTGAACGTTTGTGACAAAGAGCTGATAGGAAAGACATTCAAAGATGAGAAAATTGAGATATGTATTTCACCAGATTATTTCAAAGGAGAACTCGTAAGCATAGAGGAGGCTTTAGTACTAATAAAGTCATCATCTGTAGCCAACTTAGCAGGAGAGAAGATAATAATTGAAGTCATAAAGGCCAAACTAGCGTCAAAACAAGCAGTCAAAAAAATTGGGACAACATCATTTTTAATGATCTTCAAATTTTCATAA
- the trxA gene encoding thioredoxin codes for MSDPELERILKEKAKSLKESIGKVETTMPLNLTTENFDQVINSDKPVIVDFWAEWCAPCLYMVPAFENLAKKYDGKIIFGRLNVDENRDISTKYQVFSIPTFMVFKDGKPSDIAVGAIGERGLEKLIAKYIES; via the coding sequence ATGTCCGACCCAGAGCTTGAAAGAATCCTAAAAGAGAAGGCAAAGTCTTTAAAGGAGAGTATTGGTAAGGTGGAAACTACAATGCCTTTGAATCTTACTACAGAAAACTTTGATCAAGTGATAAACTCGGATAAGCCGGTAATTGTGGACTTTTGGGCAGAATGGTGCGCCCCATGCTTGTATATGGTTCCCGCTTTTGAGAATTTAGCAAAGAAATATGATGGGAAGATAATCTTCGGTAGATTGAATGTCGATGAAAACAGAGACATATCGACAAAATACCAGGTCTTTTCAATACCTACTTTTATGGTATTTAAAGATGGAAAGCCTAGTGATATTGCAGTAGGTGCAATTGGAGAGAGAGGTCTTGAGAAACTCATCGCCAAATATATTGAGTCATAA
- a CDS encoding S-methyl-5'-thioadenosine phosphorylase — protein sequence MKGKRKSEDRRVDIGIIGGTGLYDPGILEDSREIKVFTPYGKPSDLITIGLFKGKNVAFIPRHGKAHQIPPHSINYRANIWSLKQLGITRIIAPAAVGSLKEKLKPGDIVIPNQFIDRTSCRSSSFYDGGQVCHISIADPFCEELSEITLKTGKEMNLPIHRGGTCVVIQGPRFSTKAESKLYRSWGADIINMTMVPECILSREAEICYIAIATITDYDVWKDRLVSVEEIIKTSKENIDKTKQLLEAIIPKIPEERNCECKDALSNSII from the coding sequence TTGAAGGGTAAAAGAAAGTCAGAGGATAGGAGAGTAGACATTGGCATAATTGGTGGTACTGGCCTTTACGACCCAGGTATATTGGAAGATTCAAGGGAAATAAAGGTCTTCACGCCTTATGGTAAACCATCAGACCTTATAACAATAGGCCTTTTTAAAGGCAAGAATGTTGCATTTATACCGAGACATGGTAAAGCTCATCAGATACCTCCACATAGTATTAACTATAGGGCAAATATCTGGTCATTGAAGCAACTTGGTATAACAAGGATAATAGCTCCGGCTGCTGTTGGAAGCCTTAAAGAAAAGTTAAAGCCCGGAGATATAGTAATACCCAATCAATTTATAGATAGAACATCATGTAGGTCAAGTTCATTTTACGACGGCGGTCAAGTCTGTCATATATCTATTGCAGACCCATTCTGTGAAGAGTTATCTGAAATTACTCTTAAAACTGGAAAAGAGATGAATCTACCCATTCATAGGGGAGGTACTTGTGTAGTTATTCAAGGACCAAGATTCTCAACGAAGGCCGAATCTAAACTCTATCGAAGTTGGGGGGCAGATATTATCAACATGACAATGGTTCCTGAATGTATCCTTTCTAGAGAGGCCGAAATCTGCTATATAGCTATTGCAACAATAACGGATTATGATGTATGGAAGGATAGGTTAGTAAGCGTTGAGGAAATCATAAAAACATCAAAGGAAAATATCGACAAGACTAAACAGCTATTGGAAGCCATTATACCCAAAATCCCGGAAGAAAGAAATTGTGAGTGTAAGGATGCTTTAAGTAATTCGATTATATGA
- the ahcY gene encoding adenosylhomocysteinase: MHSKIADPTLASEGEKSYSWAYKNMPALVKTIESFGEDDPLRGRIIGMCLHVTKETSVLAMGLKKIGADVYLSAANPLTTQDDIAAYLSSQEINVFAWRGENKEEYFGSIKNILRAKPDIIMDDGSDAHVTFHEEMEFSDHKVMGGTEETTTGVTRLKALAKSGKLRYPTIAVNNAYTKFLFDNRYGTGQSTFDGLLRATSLLIAGKKVVVAGYGWVGKGIAKRARGLDAHVIVTEVDPLKALEAHMDGFEVMRMADAAELGDVFITATGQIKVIREEHLVKMKHGAILANAGHFNVEIDVNYLKQNSVSKRTVRHFVDEYLLKNNQRLYLIGDGRIVNLVAAEGHPPEVMMMSFSNQLLSVVYISENYSSLENKVYDVPESIDKKVAKNALEAMGIKVDEITDEQKRYSSEWKV; this comes from the coding sequence TTGCATAGTAAGATAGCAGACCCTACGTTGGCTTCTGAAGGAGAGAAATCTTATTCGTGGGCATATAAGAATATGCCAGCTTTAGTAAAAACAATAGAAAGTTTTGGCGAAGACGATCCCCTAAGAGGGAGAATAATAGGTATGTGCTTACATGTGACGAAAGAGACTTCTGTCTTGGCTATGGGGCTAAAAAAAATAGGTGCAGATGTATATTTAAGTGCGGCTAACCCACTGACTACCCAAGACGATATAGCTGCTTACTTATCATCACAAGAGATAAATGTCTTTGCATGGAGAGGAGAAAATAAAGAAGAATACTTTGGTAGCATAAAAAACATCCTTAGAGCGAAGCCTGATATAATAATGGACGATGGTAGTGATGCTCATGTCACTTTTCATGAAGAAATGGAGTTTTCAGATCATAAAGTTATGGGCGGGACTGAAGAGACGACCACAGGCGTTACTAGGTTAAAGGCCTTAGCGAAATCTGGAAAACTCCGTTATCCGACTATAGCTGTAAACAATGCTTACACGAAATTCCTATTTGACAATCGTTATGGAACGGGACAGAGCACATTTGATGGATTGCTAAGAGCTACAAGTTTATTGATAGCTGGCAAGAAAGTTGTTGTGGCAGGATATGGATGGGTAGGAAAAGGGATAGCAAAGAGGGCTAGAGGTCTAGACGCTCATGTGATAGTGACAGAGGTTGACCCATTAAAAGCCCTTGAAGCTCATATGGATGGGTTTGAAGTCATGCGTATGGCGGATGCAGCAGAGTTAGGCGATGTATTCATAACTGCAACAGGGCAGATAAAAGTAATAAGAGAAGAGCACTTAGTAAAGATGAAGCATGGAGCGATACTTGCAAATGCTGGACACTTCAATGTTGAAATAGATGTAAATTATCTAAAGCAAAATAGTGTTTCGAAGAGGACTGTTAGGCACTTCGTGGACGAATACCTTCTAAAAAACAATCAAAGGCTTTACTTGATAGGAGATGGAAGAATTGTGAACTTAGTTGCTGCTGAAGGTCATCCACCGGAAGTCATGATGATGTCATTTTCTAACCAACTCTTATCAGTTGTTTATATATCTGAAAATTATTCTAGTCTGGAAAACAAAGTTTATGATGTGCCTGAGAGTATAGATAAGAAAGTAGCTAAAAATGCGTTAGAAGCCATGGGTATAAAAGTTGACGAAATTACTGATGAGCAAAAAAGATATTCAAGTGAATGGAAAGTTTGA
- a CDS encoding MarC family protein, protein MEIFSFDPYLFFQAFFLLFTILDAVGNTPIFISLTADIADKRRKIITESVFIAFLILIVFAYLGGFIFQLLGTTIDDFKIAGGVILFLIAYDYLRGERSKVKSIDGREIAAFPLATPLLAGPGAISTVMILMNPPYGPLITSAVIISNCILAWIILIQGKFIQNILGQNGTRIFTRIMGLLIAAIAVTFVREGIMAIFG, encoded by the coding sequence ATGGAAATTTTTAGCTTCGATCCATACTTATTCTTTCAAGCTTTTTTTCTACTCTTTACTATCCTAGATGCGGTGGGCAATACTCCCATTTTTATCTCTTTAACAGCAGATATAGCTGATAAAAGACGGAAGATAATAACCGAGTCTGTATTTATTGCATTCTTAATACTCATCGTATTCGCTTACTTGGGTGGGTTCATCTTTCAACTCTTAGGGACCACAATTGACGATTTTAAGATCGCAGGTGGAGTAATACTCTTCCTTATAGCATATGATTACTTGAGAGGGGAGAGATCCAAGGTTAAAAGCATAGATGGAAGAGAAATAGCTGCATTCCCACTCGCAACCCCGCTCCTTGCGGGACCTGGCGCAATATCAACGGTCATGATTTTAATGAACCCTCCTTACGGTCCTCTTATCACATCTGCTGTAATAATATCCAACTGCATACTTGCATGGATAATCCTTATTCAAGGTAAGTTCATTCAAAACATATTAGGTCAAAATGGCACGCGAATCTTCACAAGGATTATGGGCTTGCTAATAGCTGCTATAGCTGTAACTTTTGTTAGGGAAGGTATCATGGCGATCTTTGGTTAA
- the metG gene encoding methionine--tRNA ligase encodes MAKWIVTSAWPYSSDIPHLGNLIGSVLSADVIARYLRMKGHSVIFVSGSDEHGTPVEIEAIRQKVPVKEFADANHIYIKKLFEKWDISYNNYTRTENPIHIDFVRNHFKEIYENGFIFEEEEPMHYCPKDDKILPDRFVEGICPNCGAPNARGDQCDSCGRPLDAIKLIAAYCAICNGPTEIKMTKQWYFDLPKLSERVKQHILNNKELSENAASFSLSLIEEGLKPRSLTRDTGWGIPAPFPGAEEKTIYVWMEAVLGYVSAVIEYFDKKNEKEKWKEYWLDPDTKTSYFIGKDNIPFHTIIFPSLLLASKKDYVLPAVVDATEFLLFNSKKFSKSRKIGIWIDEALKILPVDYWRYSLLSIRPESGDVNFTYETLEEKVNSELNDKIGNFINRTLSAIQQFMSGRIAKRPKISQQGENMIQQISTRHDKIDELYEKFRIQRAVKLTLDQAEEGNAYLNATEPWKTIKSHPEKAYEALYVVARISKALAIELGPIIPSTAEKIWVFLGMKNKLVDVDWSEANVDFNYPMNIGIFHPLFKKIKKEEIIKKLDKIRKKEG; translated from the coding sequence TTGGCAAAATGGATAGTGACGTCAGCTTGGCCATACTCTTCGGACATACCGCATCTTGGTAACCTCATAGGATCAGTATTGTCAGCAGATGTAATAGCACGCTATCTCAGAATGAAGGGTCATTCTGTAATCTTCGTCTCTGGCTCTGATGAACATGGGACGCCAGTAGAGATAGAGGCGATAAGGCAAAAAGTTCCTGTAAAAGAGTTTGCAGATGCTAACCATATATACATAAAAAAGCTATTCGAAAAGTGGGATATATCGTATAATAATTATACAAGGACGGAGAACCCCATACATATAGATTTTGTGAGAAACCACTTTAAGGAGATATACGAAAACGGATTCATATTTGAAGAAGAGGAGCCGATGCACTACTGCCCCAAGGATGACAAAATTCTACCAGATAGATTTGTGGAAGGAATCTGCCCGAACTGTGGTGCTCCTAACGCAAGAGGGGATCAATGCGATAGTTGTGGCAGGCCTCTAGATGCTATAAAATTGATAGCTGCATACTGTGCCATCTGCAATGGTCCTACCGAGATTAAAATGACAAAACAGTGGTATTTCGATCTGCCAAAACTCAGTGAGAGGGTAAAACAGCATATCTTGAATAATAAAGAATTGTCCGAAAATGCTGCAAGTTTTAGTTTGAGTCTAATTGAGGAAGGATTGAAGCCCCGATCTCTTACAAGGGATACTGGATGGGGGATACCTGCTCCATTCCCAGGTGCTGAAGAAAAGACGATCTACGTATGGATGGAAGCAGTTCTTGGTTATGTTTCAGCTGTTATAGAATACTTTGATAAAAAGAATGAAAAAGAAAAGTGGAAAGAATATTGGCTCGATCCAGATACAAAGACATCATATTTTATAGGCAAGGATAACATACCATTCCATACAATCATCTTCCCAAGTCTCCTTCTCGCATCGAAGAAGGATTATGTTCTCCCCGCTGTAGTCGATGCAACAGAGTTCCTCTTATTCAATAGTAAGAAGTTCTCAAAGAGTAGAAAAATAGGCATATGGATAGATGAAGCTCTTAAAATCTTGCCAGTCGATTATTGGAGATATTCTCTACTTTCGATCAGACCTGAGAGTGGGGATGTCAACTTCACTTATGAAACATTGGAGGAGAAGGTAAATAGCGAACTTAATGATAAGATAGGTAACTTCATCAATAGAACTCTCTCAGCTATACAGCAGTTCATGAGTGGTAGGATAGCTAAAAGACCAAAAATCAGCCAGCAAGGAGAAAACATGATCCAGCAAATAAGTACAAGGCACGACAAGATAGATGAATTATATGAAAAATTTAGGATTCAAAGGGCTGTAAAGCTCACTTTAGATCAGGCTGAAGAGGGCAATGCATATCTCAATGCAACAGAACCTTGGAAGACTATCAAATCTCACCCAGAAAAAGCATACGAAGCTCTTTATGTAGTAGCAAGAATATCCAAGGCCTTGGCAATAGAACTTGGTCCGATAATCCCGAGTACTGCTGAGAAAATATGGGTTTTTCTAGGAATGAAAAATAAATTAGTAGATGTTGATTGGTCGGAAGCGAATGTTGATTTCAATTATCCAATGAATATTGGAATTTTTCATCCATTATTCAAGAAGATAAAAAAGGAAGAAATTATTAAGAAGCTTGATAAAATTCGGAAGAAGGAGGGATAA